In a single window of the Leisingera daeponensis DSM 23529 genome:
- the ribD gene encoding bifunctional diaminohydroxyphosphoribosylaminopyrimidine deaminase/5-amino-6-(5-phosphoribosylamino)uracil reductase RibD, with product MDTDHRYMALALSLGRRGQGNCWPNPAVGCVIVQGRRIVGRGWTKPGGRPHAETEALAQAGEAARGATAYVTLEPCAHQGATPPCAQALIKAGVARVVAAIGDSDPRVSGQGIRMLRDAGIRVDTGVWGAQAARDHAGFFLKTEQGRPLVTLKLASSFDGRIATGSGKSKWITGPEARRAVHAMRARHDAVMVGGGTARADDPSLTVRDLGVERQPVRVVISRHLDLPLMGQLARTAKKVPVWLCHGHGADQERIQAWEGLGAKLIPCASHGVQLDAVDVLQQLGQAGLTRVFCEGGSALAASLLAFDLVDELIGFTAGLGIGAEGLPSIGALGIGRLEEAPRFELVETRPLGGDILHRWTRALR from the coding sequence ATGGACACAGATCACCGTTACATGGCGCTGGCGCTGTCCCTTGGGCGGCGCGGGCAGGGCAATTGCTGGCCGAATCCGGCTGTGGGCTGCGTCATCGTGCAGGGCCGCCGCATCGTGGGGCGCGGCTGGACCAAGCCAGGCGGCCGTCCGCATGCGGAAACCGAGGCGCTGGCGCAGGCCGGTGAGGCTGCCCGCGGCGCCACCGCCTATGTCACGCTGGAACCTTGCGCCCATCAGGGCGCAACGCCGCCTTGTGCACAGGCGCTGATCAAGGCCGGGGTGGCGCGGGTTGTCGCTGCGATCGGGGACAGCGATCCGCGGGTCTCCGGCCAGGGCATCCGGATGCTGCGGGACGCGGGCATCCGGGTGGACACGGGCGTCTGGGGCGCCCAGGCGGCACGCGATCATGCCGGGTTCTTCCTGAAGACCGAACAGGGCCGTCCGCTGGTGACGCTGAAGCTGGCCAGCAGTTTCGATGGCCGCATTGCCACCGGATCGGGGAAGAGCAAATGGATCACCGGGCCGGAGGCGCGACGCGCCGTGCATGCGATGCGCGCGCGCCACGATGCGGTGATGGTCGGCGGCGGCACTGCGCGGGCGGATGATCCCTCGCTGACGGTGCGCGATCTGGGGGTGGAGCGGCAGCCGGTGCGGGTGGTGATCTCCCGCCACCTGGACCTGCCGCTGATGGGCCAGCTGGCCCGCACGGCCAAGAAGGTGCCGGTCTGGCTCTGCCACGGCCATGGTGCGGATCAGGAGCGTATTCAGGCCTGGGAAGGGCTGGGGGCCAAGCTGATTCCCTGCGCCTCACACGGGGTGCAGCTGGACGCAGTGGACGTTCTGCAGCAGCTGGGACAGGCCGGGCTGACCCGTGTGTTCTGCGAGGGCGGAAGCGCCTTGGCAGCCTCTCTCCTGGCCTTTGATCTGGTGGATGAGCTGATTGGTTTCACCGCAGGTCTGGGGATCGGCGCCGAGGGGCTGCCTTCGATCGGAGCCCTGGGCATTGGCCGGCTGGAGGAAGCGCCCCGGTTCGAGCTGGTCGAAACCCGCCCCCTCGGCGGCGACATCCTGCACCGCTGGACCCGCGCGCTGCGCTGA
- a CDS encoding capsule biosynthesis protein: MPQHPAPNRSFLFLQGPHGPFFAALGKMLQAAGCEVARVGFNAGDQAFWRGRESYIPFTGPQREWPEVLAGLLDSRGVTDVVLYGDTRPVHAAAVAAARQRGLTVHVFEEGYLRPYWVTYERGGANGHSRLMDMTVPQMQEALALSDMETPLPPAHWGDMRQHVFYGALYHWFVMFLNRKYRHFRPHRALPVTKEFQLYLKRLLLMPVQALERRLAEQRIRGGGFPYHLALLQLEHDSSFQMHSPFSSMGEFLAEVIGGFAAGAPRHHHLVIKAHPLEDGRAQVRRTLRRLAREHGIAGRVHYVRGGKLAQLLNEARTAVTVNSTAGQQVLWRGIPLRVFGRAVYGKPEFVSEQPLAEFFAAASRPDSRAYKDYRRFLLETSQVPGGYYSSNGRRQLLRQVADMMLAEEDPYDALRLGTAAPRQQLRLVT, encoded by the coding sequence ATGCCGCAGCACCCTGCACCAAACCGGAGCTTTCTGTTCCTGCAAGGCCCGCACGGGCCGTTCTTTGCAGCGCTCGGAAAAATGCTGCAGGCGGCGGGCTGCGAGGTGGCGCGGGTGGGGTTCAATGCGGGCGATCAAGCCTTCTGGCGCGGCAGAGAGAGCTATATCCCGTTCACCGGCCCGCAACGGGAGTGGCCCGAGGTGCTGGCCGGGCTGCTCGACAGCCGCGGCGTCACCGACGTTGTGCTTTATGGCGACACCCGTCCCGTTCACGCCGCCGCAGTGGCTGCAGCCCGGCAGCGCGGGCTGACCGTGCATGTGTTTGAGGAAGGCTATTTGCGTCCCTACTGGGTGACCTATGAGCGCGGCGGCGCCAATGGGCATTCGCGGCTGATGGACATGACCGTGCCCCAGATGCAGGAGGCGCTGGCGCTGTCGGACATGGAGACGCCGCTGCCGCCAGCGCATTGGGGCGACATGCGCCAGCATGTTTTTTATGGCGCGTTGTACCACTGGTTCGTCATGTTCCTGAACCGCAAGTACCGCCATTTCCGCCCGCACCGGGCGCTGCCTGTGACCAAGGAATTCCAGCTTTACCTCAAGCGCTTGCTGCTGATGCCCGTGCAGGCGCTGGAACGGCGGCTGGCGGAGCAGCGCATCCGCGGCGGCGGCTTTCCCTATCACCTTGCGCTGCTGCAGCTGGAGCATGACAGCTCGTTCCAGATGCATTCCCCGTTCAGCAGCATGGGCGAATTCCTGGCGGAGGTGATCGGCGGCTTCGCCGCAGGCGCCCCGCGCCACCACCACCTGGTGATCAAGGCGCACCCGCTGGAGGATGGCCGCGCCCAGGTGCGCCGCACCCTGCGGCGGCTTGCGCGGGAGCACGGCATCGCCGGCCGGGTGCATTACGTGCGCGGCGGCAAGCTGGCGCAGCTGCTGAACGAGGCGCGCACAGCGGTGACCGTCAATTCCACCGCCGGCCAGCAGGTGCTGTGGCGCGGCATCCCGCTGCGGGTGTTCGGCCGCGCGGTCTATGGCAAGCCCGAGTTCGTCTCGGAGCAGCCGCTGGCGGAATTCTTTGCCGCCGCCAGCCGCCCTGACAGCCGCGCCTACAAAGATTACCGCCGCTTTCTGCTGGAGACCTCGCAGGTGCCCGGAGGATATTATTCGAGCAACGGGCGCCGCCAGCTGCTGCGCCAGGTGGCGGATATGATGCTGGCGGAGGAAGATCCCTATGACGCGCTGCGCCTGGGCACAGCGGCACCGCGGCAACAGTTGCGCCTGGTGACCTGA
- a CDS encoding proline racemase family protein, which translates to MRASRILQAVEAHAEGEPGRVITGGMPLLRGNSVFEKMQDMAANHDEIRLSMLREPRGNPGLCGNAIVPPCHPEADAGFIIFEQTEYPPMSGSNTICVVTVLLETGIVPMTEPVTELTLEAPAGLIRVRAACRDGKVTRVEFRNVPAFAVHLDANVEVAGLGTVTVDVAWGGMFFVLAEAGRLGVALDADNGAEIVRVSEAIRHAAAEQLPVVHPDNPGITGPTITNLWGAPVAEGTHGRGAVTLSTGPFDPNRPQDASGILDRSPCGTGTCAKMAVLHARGLLGLGRDYVNAGPLGTTFTGRIVEETQVGPYKAIVPTLSGQGWIYGLSQYTLDPSDPFPAGYTVGDMW; encoded by the coding sequence ATGCGCGCATCCCGCATATTGCAGGCCGTCGAAGCTCATGCCGAGGGCGAGCCGGGCCGGGTGATCACCGGCGGCATGCCGCTGCTGCGGGGCAATTCGGTGTTTGAGAAGATGCAGGACATGGCCGCCAACCATGACGAGATCCGCCTCTCGATGCTGCGCGAGCCGCGCGGCAACCCCGGCCTGTGCGGCAATGCCATCGTGCCGCCCTGCCACCCGGAGGCCGATGCGGGCTTCATCATTTTCGAGCAGACCGAATACCCGCCGATGTCCGGCTCCAACACCATCTGCGTGGTGACGGTGCTGCTGGAGACCGGAATCGTGCCGATGACGGAGCCGGTGACGGAGCTGACCCTGGAGGCGCCGGCCGGGCTGATCCGGGTGCGGGCCGCGTGCCGCGATGGCAAGGTGACACGGGTAGAGTTCCGGAACGTGCCGGCGTTTGCCGTGCATCTGGATGCGAATGTGGAAGTGGCGGGGCTGGGCACCGTCACCGTGGATGTGGCCTGGGGCGGCATGTTCTTTGTGCTGGCCGAAGCCGGGCGGCTGGGCGTTGCGCTGGACGCGGACAACGGTGCGGAGATCGTTCGCGTGTCAGAGGCGATCCGCCACGCCGCCGCCGAGCAGCTCCCGGTGGTGCATCCGGACAATCCCGGAATTACCGGCCCGACCATCACCAACCTCTGGGGTGCGCCGGTGGCGGAAGGAACCCATGGGCGCGGAGCGGTCACCCTTTCGACCGGCCCGTTCGATCCAAACCGTCCGCAGGACGCCAGCGGCATCCTCGACCGCTCGCCCTGCGGCACCGGCACCTGCGCCAAGATGGCGGTACTGCACGCGCGCGGGCTGTTGGGGCTAGGCCGGGACTATGTGAACGCCGGGCCGCTGGGCACCACCTTCACCGGGCGGATCGTGGAGGAAACCCAGGTTGGGCCCTACAAAGCGATTGTGCCAACGCTGTCGGGGCAAGGCTGGATCTACGGGCTGAGCCAGTACACGCTGGACCCCAGCGATCCGTTTCCGGCGGGCTACACCGTCGGCGACATGTGGTGA
- the nrdR gene encoding transcriptional regulator NrdR — protein MRCPFCGNIDTQVKDSRPAEDHVSIRRRRFCPACGGRFTTYERVQLRDLVVIKSNGKREDFDRDKLERSIRISMQKRPIEPERIDQMISGIVRRLESMGETDIPSKKIGEIVMEALARIDTVAYVRFASVYKNFQAADDFEDFVHELRPPAAPEE, from the coding sequence ATGCGCTGCCCATTTTGCGGAAATATCGACACTCAGGTCAAGGATTCACGCCCCGCCGAAGATCATGTTTCGATCCGCAGGCGCCGGTTCTGCCCCGCCTGCGGCGGCCGGTTCACCACCTACGAGCGGGTGCAGCTGCGCGATCTGGTGGTGATCAAGTCCAACGGCAAACGCGAGGATTTCGACCGCGACAAGCTGGAGCGCTCGATCCGCATTTCGATGCAGAAGCGCCCGATTGAGCCGGAACGCATCGACCAGATGATCTCAGGCATCGTGCGGCGGCTGGAAAGCATGGGCGAGACCGATATTCCTTCCAAGAAAATCGGCGAGATCGTGATGGAGGCGCTGGCCCGGATCGACACCGTGGCCTATGTGCGCTTTGCCAGTGTTTACAAGAACTTCCAGGCGGCAGATGATTTCGAGGATTTTGTCCACGAGCTGCGCCCGCCGGCGGCCCCGGAAGAATAA
- the ribB gene encoding 3,4-dihydroxy-2-butanone-4-phosphate synthase yields MSFEKPGPVEAQLRDAISPIEEIIEEARQGRMFILVDHEDRENEGDLVIPAQHADAAAINFMATHGRGLICLTLPAERIEELGLPMMALHNSSRHETAFTVSIEAREGVSTGISAADRALTVATAIDPQKTSADIATPGHVFPLRARRGGVLVRAGHTEAGCDVARLAGHYPASVICEIMREDGTMARLPDLVEYAGKHGLKIGTISDLITYRARNDNLVVETSRETVTSEFGGEWEMRLFTDQTHGIEHVVMIKGDITTPEPVLVRTHALHEATDILGLGPKSARQLPRAMEIIAEEGRGVVTLFRQPRNALYANEDEGPRTVTIKQTGIGAQILSGLGLHELVLLTDSPSTKYVGLDAYGLSITGSRPILKDA; encoded by the coding sequence ATGAGCTTTGAAAAACCGGGGCCGGTTGAGGCGCAACTGCGCGATGCGATCAGCCCGATTGAAGAGATCATTGAAGAGGCCCGCCAGGGCCGCATGTTCATCCTGGTTGACCATGAGGACCGCGAGAACGAAGGCGACCTGGTGATCCCGGCGCAGCACGCCGATGCCGCCGCGATCAATTTCATGGCCACCCATGGCCGCGGCCTGATCTGCCTGACCCTGCCGGCTGAGCGGATCGAGGAGCTGGGCCTGCCGATGATGGCGCTGCACAACTCCTCCCGCCATGAGACCGCCTTCACCGTCTCCATCGAGGCGCGCGAGGGGGTCTCCACCGGCATCTCCGCCGCTGACCGGGCGCTGACCGTGGCCACCGCCATCGACCCGCAGAAAACCTCCGCCGATATTGCAACGCCGGGCCATGTGTTTCCGCTGCGCGCGCGCCGGGGCGGGGTGCTGGTCCGTGCGGGCCATACTGAGGCCGGCTGCGACGTGGCGCGGCTGGCGGGCCATTACCCGGCGTCGGTGATCTGCGAGATCATGAGGGAAGACGGCACCATGGCACGCCTCCCGGATCTGGTCGAATACGCCGGGAAACACGGGCTGAAGATCGGCACCATTTCCGACCTGATCACCTACCGCGCGCGCAATGACAACCTGGTGGTGGAAACCTCGCGCGAGACCGTGACCTCGGAATTCGGCGGCGAGTGGGAAATGCGGCTGTTCACCGACCAGACCCACGGCATCGAGCATGTGGTGATGATCAAGGGGGACATCACCACGCCGGAGCCGGTGCTGGTGCGCACCCATGCGCTGCATGAGGCGACGGACATCCTGGGTCTCGGCCCCAAGTCGGCCCGCCAGCTGCCCCGCGCGATGGAGATCATCGCCGAAGAGGGCCGCGGCGTTGTGACCCTGTTCCGCCAGCCGCGCAACGCGCTCTATGCCAACGAGGACGAAGGCCCGCGCACGGTGACCATCAAGCAGACCGGCATCGGCGCCCAGATCCTGTCGGGCCTGGGCCTGCACGAGCTGGTCCTGCTGACCGACTCGCCCTCCACCAAATACGTCGGGCTGGACGCCTATGGCCTGTCCATCACCGGCAGCCGCCCCATTCTGAAGGACGCTTGA
- a CDS encoding polysaccharide biosynthesis/export family protein produces the protein MKSVPLRWARPVALLAALTLAASCGLPKVGPNKRQIFAGSVQREGDAFIVSVNDRVARATAVVPALGFSSGFTSAGPLTSDTIRPGDVLGLTVWENVDDGLLAAEATNATVLEEVQVDSAGYIFVPYAGRLRASGSTPDQLREAITRKLEDQTPDPQVQVRRLAGDGATVSLTGSVGAQGVYPIERPTRTLSSMLAKAGGVTIQPEIAQVTVIRGHEKGKIWFQDLFDNPQLDVALRGGDRILVEEDTRSFTALGATSAQARVPFESQDLSALEAIAQVGGLISTASDPTGVFVLRNEPAEIANQVLGRDDLIGAQRMVYVLNLTQPNGLFVARDFVIRDDDTLYVTEAPYAQWTKTISLLVTPVGSLSSVSTALDGS, from the coding sequence GTGAAATCCGTTCCCCTTCGCTGGGCGCGTCCGGTAGCCTTGCTGGCAGCCTTGACGCTGGCCGCCTCCTGCGGCCTGCCCAAAGTCGGCCCCAACAAGCGCCAGATCTTCGCCGGGTCCGTGCAGCGGGAAGGCGATGCCTTTATCGTCTCCGTCAACGACCGGGTGGCCCGCGCCACGGCGGTGGTGCCTGCCCTGGGGTTCTCCTCCGGGTTCACCTCGGCGGGGCCGCTGACCTCTGACACCATCCGCCCCGGCGATGTGCTGGGACTGACGGTCTGGGAAAACGTCGATGACGGGCTGCTGGCCGCCGAGGCCACCAATGCCACCGTGCTGGAAGAGGTGCAGGTCGACAGCGCCGGCTATATCTTTGTGCCCTATGCGGGCCGCCTGCGGGCCTCCGGCAGCACGCCGGATCAGCTGCGCGAGGCCATCACCCGGAAGCTGGAAGACCAGACCCCGGATCCGCAGGTGCAGGTGCGCCGCCTGGCGGGCGATGGGGCGACGGTCAGCCTCACCGGCTCTGTCGGCGCGCAAGGTGTCTATCCGATCGAACGCCCGACCCGCACGCTGTCCTCCATGCTGGCCAAGGCCGGCGGTGTGACGATCCAGCCGGAGATTGCCCAGGTCACCGTGATCCGCGGCCATGAAAAGGGCAAGATCTGGTTCCAGGACCTGTTCGACAACCCGCAGCTGGATGTCGCCCTGCGCGGCGGCGACCGCATTCTGGTGGAGGAGGACACCCGTTCCTTCACCGCCCTTGGCGCAACCTCCGCCCAGGCGCGGGTGCCGTTTGAAAGCCAGGATCTGTCCGCACTGGAGGCCATTGCCCAGGTTGGCGGCCTGATCTCCACGGCCTCGGACCCGACTGGGGTGTTCGTGCTGCGCAACGAGCCAGCGGAAATCGCCAACCAGGTGCTGGGCCGCGACGATCTGATCGGCGCGCAGCGCATGGTCTATGTTCTGAACCTGACCCAGCCGAACGGCCTGTTTGTGGCCCGCGACTTCGTGATCCGCGACGATGACACGCTCTATGTCACCGAAGCGCCGTATGCGCAGTGGACCAAGACCATCTCGCTGCTGGTGACGCCGGTGGGATCCCTGTCGAGCGTTTCGACCGCGCTGGACGGCAGCTAA
- a CDS encoding secondary thiamine-phosphate synthase enzyme YjbQ, whose product MHHEFTIPTRGQGLYEFTAAVQSWVSGSGVRDGLLTLFVRHTSCSLLIQENADPEVQTDLRAFFARLVPPSNHPSMSYLRHTYEGPDDMPAHIKAALMPVSLTIPVAGGAPVLGTWQGLYLFEHRDAPHQRRVASYLA is encoded by the coding sequence ATGCATCATGAATTCACCATTCCGACGCGGGGGCAGGGCCTTTACGAGTTTACTGCCGCAGTACAGTCCTGGGTGTCCGGCAGCGGCGTGCGGGACGGCCTGCTGACGCTGTTTGTCCGCCACACCTCCTGCTCGCTGCTGATCCAGGAAAACGCCGACCCGGAGGTGCAGACAGACTTGCGGGCGTTCTTCGCCCGGCTGGTGCCGCCTTCGAACCATCCGTCGATGTCTTATCTGCGCCACACCTATGAAGGCCCGGACGACATGCCTGCCCATATCAAGGCGGCCCTGATGCCGGTGAGCCTGACCATCCCTGTGGCGGGCGGCGCGCCGGTTCTGGGGACCTGGCAAGGGCTCTACCTGTTCGAGCATCGCGACGCGCCGCACCAGCGCCGGGTGGCGTCGTATCTGGCGTGA
- a CDS encoding capsular polysaccharide biosynthesis protein has translation MSLTAGQHKAGSAASRLFVYNGGFLTQRRVRRILQLCGYDIRLGLPQPEDLVGIWGASPTAHRGQAVAQKRGCGLLRVEDAFLRSVHPGRAGEPPAGLLLDGAGVHFDAGVPSDLEQLLASHPLDDAHLMRRARDAVARLKAAHLSKYNAFDPEDPVPEPGYVLVADQARDDASVTASRADRARFLEMLAFAQEEHPGARVLIKTHPETLHGYRAGYYGAGDAQARVELFTGSVSPWALLEGAVGVYTVSSQLGFEAILAGHKPRVFGQPFYAGWGLSADDAPPARRQRRLTRAQLFAAAMILYPKWYDPFRDELCELETVLDNLEAKTRAWRQDRRGWAASGMRMWKRKPLQQFFGAEKKVLFTEDPAKAQAGGRSWMVWSGRATDAHKGAVRVEDGFLRSRGLGAELVPPLSLVTDRSGIYYDPRTPSGLDTLIARRVDMTQAEALRAERLVQSLVRDGVSKYNLGGGVPALPEGHRILVPGQVEDDASILCGAGQVRTNLELLRAARDANPEAVIIYKPHPDVEAGLRKGQVNAEGLADIVAAQADPMALLENVQEVWTMTSLLGFEALLRGVKVTTLGTPFYAGWGLTADLAPVPPWRTAKVPLLGLAHAALIDYPRYFDPVTGQPCPPEVAVLRLREGRLPHPGVDNRLLSKLQGLFATYAHMWR, from the coding sequence ATGAGCCTGACCGCAGGCCAGCACAAAGCCGGGAGCGCTGCGTCCCGGCTTTTTGTTTACAACGGCGGCTTTCTCACCCAGCGCCGGGTACGGCGGATTTTGCAATTGTGCGGCTACGATATCCGGCTGGGGCTGCCGCAGCCCGAGGACCTCGTCGGCATCTGGGGTGCCTCCCCCACGGCGCACCGCGGGCAGGCGGTGGCGCAAAAGCGCGGCTGCGGGCTGCTGCGGGTCGAGGATGCCTTCTTGCGCTCGGTCCATCCCGGCCGCGCCGGGGAGCCGCCTGCGGGGCTGCTGCTGGACGGGGCCGGAGTGCATTTCGACGCTGGCGTGCCATCGGATCTGGAGCAGCTTCTGGCCAGCCACCCGCTGGATGACGCGCACCTGATGCGCCGGGCGCGCGATGCGGTTGCGCGGCTCAAGGCCGCGCATCTTAGTAAATACAACGCCTTTGATCCCGAAGATCCGGTGCCGGAGCCGGGCTATGTGCTGGTAGCGGACCAGGCGCGGGACGATGCCTCCGTCACCGCGTCGCGCGCGGACCGCGCGCGGTTTCTGGAGATGCTGGCCTTTGCCCAGGAGGAGCACCCCGGTGCGCGGGTGCTGATCAAGACCCATCCCGAGACTCTGCACGGCTACCGGGCGGGCTATTACGGCGCCGGGGACGCACAGGCGCGGGTCGAGCTGTTCACCGGCAGCGTGTCGCCCTGGGCGCTGCTTGAGGGCGCGGTCGGGGTCTACACCGTTTCCTCACAGCTGGGGTTCGAGGCGATCCTGGCAGGCCACAAGCCGCGGGTCTTCGGCCAGCCGTTTTATGCGGGCTGGGGGCTGAGCGCGGACGACGCGCCGCCCGCACGGCGGCAGCGGCGGCTGACACGGGCGCAGCTGTTTGCGGCCGCGATGATCCTCTACCCGAAATGGTACGACCCGTTCCGGGATGAGCTGTGCGAGCTGGAAACGGTGCTGGACAACCTGGAGGCAAAAACCCGCGCCTGGCGGCAGGACCGCCGGGGCTGGGCCGCCTCCGGCATGCGGATGTGGAAACGCAAGCCGCTGCAACAGTTCTTTGGCGCAGAAAAGAAGGTGCTGTTCACCGAAGACCCGGCCAAGGCACAGGCCGGCGGCCGCAGCTGGATGGTCTGGTCCGGCAGGGCAACGGATGCTCATAAAGGCGCGGTGCGGGTGGAGGACGGGTTCCTCCGGTCGCGCGGACTGGGCGCGGAGCTGGTGCCGCCGCTGTCGCTGGTGACCGACCGGAGCGGGATCTACTATGATCCGCGCACGCCCTCCGGCCTGGATACGCTGATAGCGCGCCGGGTAGACATGACCCAAGCGGAGGCGCTGCGGGCGGAGCGCCTAGTGCAGTCGCTGGTCCGGGACGGCGTGTCGAAATACAACCTGGGCGGCGGCGTGCCGGCGCTGCCGGAGGGCCACCGGATTCTGGTGCCGGGTCAGGTGGAGGACGATGCTTCGATCCTGTGCGGCGCCGGGCAGGTGCGGACCAACCTGGAGCTTTTGCGCGCCGCGCGGGACGCCAACCCGGAGGCGGTGATCATCTACAAGCCGCACCCGGATGTGGAGGCCGGATTGCGCAAAGGCCAGGTGAATGCCGAGGGGCTGGCGGACATTGTTGCCGCGCAGGCGGACCCCATGGCCCTGCTGGAGAACGTGCAGGAGGTATGGACGATGACCTCGCTCCTGGGGTTCGAGGCGCTGCTGCGGGGGGTTAAGGTGACAACGCTGGGCACGCCGTTTTATGCCGGCTGGGGGCTGACTGCAGATCTGGCGCCCGTGCCGCCCTGGCGGACGGCAAAGGTGCCGCTCTTGGGCCTCGCCCATGCGGCGCTGATCGACTATCCGCGCTATTTCGACCCGGTGACGGGCCAGCCTTGCCCGCCGGAAGTTGCGGTGCTGCGCCTGCGCGAGGGCCGCCTGCCGCATCCGGGAGTTGACAACCGCCTGCTGTCCAAGCTGCAGGGACTGTTTGCGACCTACGCCCATATGTGGCGCTGA
- a CDS encoding 6,7-dimethyl-8-ribityllumazine synthase codes for MAGHETHYTLPRAEFDKPVKLLIVVAPYYKDIADNLVAGAAAEIEAAGGTFEIVEVPGALEVPTAIAIADRSSNFDGYVALGCVIRGETTHYDTVCNDSSRAIQLMGLQGLCIGNGILTVENRKQAEVRADTADQNKGGGAAAAALHLIALTRKWGAQTKGIGFKAPAGAYQVAGTDNGSTSA; via the coding sequence ATGGCCGGACATGAAACACATTACACCCTGCCGCGCGCAGAGTTCGACAAGCCCGTGAAGCTGCTGATCGTTGTCGCGCCCTACTACAAGGATATCGCCGACAATCTGGTCGCCGGCGCCGCAGCTGAGATCGAAGCCGCAGGCGGCACGTTTGAAATCGTCGAAGTGCCCGGCGCGCTGGAAGTGCCGACCGCAATTGCCATTGCCGACCGCAGCTCGAACTTCGATGGCTATGTGGCGCTGGGCTGCGTGATCCGCGGCGAAACCACCCACTATGACACGGTCTGCAACGACAGCTCCCGCGCGATCCAGCTGATGGGCCTGCAGGGCCTGTGCATCGGGAACGGCATCCTGACCGTGGAAAACCGCAAACAGGCCGAAGTGCGCGCCGATACCGCCGACCAGAACAAAGGCGGCGGCGCGGCGGCTGCGGCCTTGCATCTGATCGCACTCACGCGTAAGTGGGGCGCCCAGACCAAAGGCATTGGCTTCAAGGCACCCGCAGGGGCCTACCAGGTTGCCGGTACAGACAACGGATCCACCAGCGCATGA
- a CDS encoding riboflavin synthase has translation MFTGIITDVGTIAELEQQGDLRARIRTGYDTATIDIGASIASDGVCLTVVALGDDWYDVQVSAETVSKTNLGSWTVGKRVNLERALKVGDELGGHIVSGHVDGVAGVVAMTDEGDSTRVTLRAPEALARFIAPKGSVALNGTSLTVNDVDGCDFGINFIPHTKEVTTWGDVKLGDQINLEIDTLARYVARLHDAG, from the coding sequence ATGTTCACAGGCATCATCACTGACGTTGGCACCATCGCCGAACTGGAGCAGCAGGGCGACCTGCGGGCGCGGATCCGCACCGGCTACGACACCGCCACCATCGACATCGGCGCCTCGATCGCCTCCGATGGCGTTTGCCTGACGGTGGTGGCGCTGGGCGACGACTGGTACGACGTGCAGGTCTCGGCGGAGACCGTCTCCAAGACCAACCTCGGCTCCTGGACCGTGGGCAAGCGGGTGAACCTGGAGCGCGCGCTGAAAGTGGGCGACGAACTGGGCGGCCATATCGTGTCCGGCCATGTGGACGGCGTCGCCGGTGTGGTGGCCATGACGGACGAGGGCGACAGCACCCGCGTCACCCTGCGCGCGCCTGAGGCGCTGGCCCGCTTCATCGCCCCCAAGGGCTCGGTGGCGCTCAACGGCACCTCGCTGACGGTGAATGACGTGGATGGCTGCGATTTCGGCATCAACTTTATCCCGCACACCAAGGAGGTCACAACCTGGGGTGATGTGAAGCTGGGGGACCAGATCAACCTGGAAATCGACACCCTGGCCCGCTACGTCGCCCGGCTGCACGACGCCGGATAA